One part of the Rutidosis leptorrhynchoides isolate AG116_Rl617_1_P2 chromosome 1, CSIRO_AGI_Rlap_v1, whole genome shotgun sequence genome encodes these proteins:
- the LOC139869305 gene encoding protein IQ-DOMAIN 13-like — translation MGKKSNWFSAIKRVFTSNSKDKLLTEGDKTSWKEKKGGRGGRLKHASFIPLFREPTSIEKILEEVDQQRLFIPHLQQPPPQQQLEQPQQQQLEQPQQQQQLEQPQQQQQQQQQQYEQRQQQLEQQQKQLEQQQQLEQQQNQLEQQLEKQQQHERQQQEQQKKQQQQKQYLQQQQKVYQEQQQKQYQQQQKQEQPSSSSGRPLSPISRAKVTSTPPRPASTYSPKVDDHRPIEISHRPQPTQQQQNISATSIQAAYRGHLARRKVKGLTGQVRLQGVIKGQNVKRQTVNAMKQMQLLVRVQTQIQSRRIQMLENQTLKRKTNNDKQVESSLENNPSEMDDEYWDDSFITKEERDARSQKKVEAIIKRERAMAYAYSHKLGKATPTSAAGQTSQMDIRTGGYPWCWLDRQLPSNNTPQPLTNRQFTSTSFKPNPTPIHKPTHKQLDTPTTPMSSAPSRTRSRTPPNRIMKYFQASGGKGSPYSVKDDDSMMSCPAFSVPNYMSPTISAKAKARPTSNPKDRVSPSTPGSVTSSKRRFSFPFTPNNNNRSRNGSPRSVGNMSINSAVSVPASLGRKPFNRFV, via the exons ATGGGAAAGAAGAGCAATTGGTTTTCTGCAATTAAGAGGGTTTTTACCTCCAACTCCAAGGACAAGCTACTGACT GAAGGTGACAAGACAAGTTGGAAAGAAAAGAAGGGTGGACGAGGTGGACGGTTAAAACATGCATCATTCATTCCTCTCTTTAGAGAACCAACTAGTATCGAGAAAATATTGGAAGAAGTTGACCAACAACGTTTATTTATCCCGCATCtacaacaaccaccaccacaacaacaactagaacaaccgcaacaacagcaactagaacaaccgcaacaacagcaacaactagaacaaccgcaacaacagcaacaacaacagcagcaacaataTGAACAACGGCAACAACAATtagaacaacaacaaaaacaattagAACAGCAACAACAACTAGAACAACAACAAAATCAACTAGAGCAACAGCTAgaaaaacaacaacaacatgaacggcaacaacaagaacaacaaaaaaagcaacaacaacaaaaacagtaCCTGCAGCAACAACAAAAAGTATACCAGGAGCAACAACAAAAACAGTACCAGCAACAACAGAAACAAGAACAACCTTCCTCTTCTTCTGGAAGGCCTTTATCTCCAATTTCAAGGGCAAAAGTCACCTCCACTCCTCCAAGGCCTGCATCAACTTATTCACCTAAAGTAGATGATCATCGACCAATAGAAATTAGCCATAGACCACAACCGACTCAACAACAACAAAACATCTCAGCTACCAGCATCCAGGCTGCCTATAGAGGTCATTTG GCAAGGAGGAAGGTTAAAGGTTTGACAGGTCAAGTAAGGCTTCAGGGAGTTATAAAAGGTCAAAATGTGAAACGACAGACAGTCAATGCTATGAAGCAGATGCAGCTTTTGGTGAGAGTCCAAACACAAATTCAGTCACGAAGAATACAAATGTTAGAGAACCAAACCCTCAAACGAAAGACAAACAATGATAAACAAGTCGAGAGTTCACTTGAAAACAACCCG TCGGAGATGGATGATGAATACTGGGATGATAGCTTCATTACGAAAGAGGAGAGAGACGCCAGGTCGCAGAAAAAAGTAGAGGCAATAATTAAGAGAGAAAGAGCCATGGCCTATGCATATTCACATAAG TTAGGGAAAGCCACACCAACATCAGCAGCAGGTCAGACTTCTCAGATGGACATCCGAACTGGTGGGTACCCCTGGTGCTGGCTAGACCGGCAACTGCCTTCTAATAATACTCCTCAGCCGCTAACGAATCGTCAGTTTACATCCACGTCTTTTAAGCCAAATCCAACTCCAATTCATAAACCGACTCACAAGCAGCTCGACACACCAACTACACCAATGTCGTCAGCTCCTTCAAGAACAAGAAGCAGAACTCCCCCAAACCGAATAATGAAATATTTTCAAGCATCGGGAGGCAAAGGCTCTCCTTATTCAGTGAAGGATGACGATAGCATGATGAGCTGCCCAGCATTTTCGGTTCCAAACTACATGAGCCCGACGATATCCGCAAAAGCCAAAGCAAGACCAACGAGTAATCCGAAGGACCGGGTTTCACCCAGTACCCCAGGCAGTGTGACGTCGTCTAAAAGAAGGTTTTCGTTCCCTTTTACACCAAATAACAACAATCGTAGTAGGAACGGGTCTCCGAGGTCTGTAGGGAATATGAGCATCAATTCTGCCGTTTCTGTGCCTGCTTCACTGGGGAGGAAACCATTTAACAGATTTGTGTGA
- the LOC139869313 gene encoding shewanella-like protein phosphatase 2 — translation MEEQKSWCENLVSSFVDTFVDFCVTDGMFLPPSSPQSQSQSQHQQQLQTYYSSSSSSNNDTLNLNKDNKDRLIAVGDLHGDLPKTKESLRMAGLIDSDDSWSGGSSTLVQIGDVLDRGGQELKILYFLEKLKRQALKSGGNVITMNGNHEIMNVDGDFRYVTPSALDEFNNWAYWYSIGDQIKTLHLHQNAHDLFDGIPLSFPRVKREYVQGFRNRIAALRPNGPIATRFLSKNLTVVVVDESVFVHGGILPNHVDYGFQRINQEVSDWINGFNKRVDSNLVRGRNSLVWSRIFSNELPKDCDCSLLQHVLETIPGARRMIMGHTIQSSGINAVCDNTAIRIDVGMSKGCINGLPEVLEITQRSGVRILTSRQLQQIPAIVDSPDILIPLPKQVKVEA, via the coding sequence ATGGAGGAACAAAAGTCGTGGTGCGAAAACCTCGTTTCTTCATTCGTTGATACCTTCGTTGATTTCTGCGTCACCGATGGCATGTTCTTACCTCCTTCCTCCcctcaatctcaatctcaatctcaacACCAGCAGCAGCTGCAAActtattattcttcttcttcttcttccaataACGATACTCTTAATCTTAATAAGGATAATAAGGATCGTTTAATTGCTGTCGGTGACCTCCATGGCGACCTTCCCAAAACCAAGGAGTCCCTCCGTATGGCCGGACTTATTGACTCCGATGATTCATGGTCCGGCGGTTCTTCAACCCTCGTCCAGATCGGCGATGTTCTTGACCGCGGTGGTCAAGAACTTAAAATTCTCTACTTTTTAGAGAAACTCAAACGACAAGCTCTTAAATCGGGTGGAAATGTCATTACTATGAACGGTAATCACGAAATCATGAATGTTGATGGTGATTTCAGGTATGTTACTCCATCTGCTCTTGATGAATTCAACAATTGGGCGTATTGGTACTCCATTGGTGATCAAATCAAGACCTTACATTTACATCAAAATGCACACGACCTGTTCGATGGTATTCCTCTAAGTTTCCCTCGCGTTAAACGCGAATACGTCCAGGGTTTTAGAAATCGTATTGCTGCGTTACGTCCAAATGGTCCTATTGCTACCAGGTTCCTATCAAAGAATCTAACTGTTGTTGTAGTTGATGAATCTGTGTTTGTTCATGGTGGGATTTTGCCTAATCATGTTGATTACGGGTTCCAACGGATTAATCAAGAGGTTAGTGATTGGATTAATGGATTTAATAAAAGAGTCGACTCGAATTTAGTTAGAGGACGAAACTCTCTTGTTTGGTCTAGGATATTTTCGAATGAGCTTCCTAAAGACTGCGATTGTAGTTTGCTTCAACATGTTCTTGAAACAATTCCGGGCGCTAGGAGAATGATTATGGGTCATACGATTCAAAGTTCTGGTATTAATGCAGTTTGCGATAACACAGCTATTAGGATTGACGTTGGTATGTCGAAAGGCTGCATTAATGGTTTGCCCGAGGTTCTCGAGATTACTCAGCGTTCAGGTGTACGCATCCTCACATCACGACAATTACAACAAATCCCTGCGATCGTTGATTCACCTGATATCCTCATTCCTCTCCCTAAACAAGTCAAAGTCGAAGCTTAG